The following proteins are encoded in a genomic region of Limnochordia bacterium:
- a CDS encoding metallophosphoesterase, producing MKLKQQNQVMCRLFVVVLVFTIFLVQPMGAQTVLVTPDPQQKLEGDLQYVEAETYQLKLVPVSAMESSLTTVSSLTVGANWAVQATEKICLAGFASIEESLQPKITLEWSKVSGGWLPLWRIHLCIDGQKPNELATLTPSKGSTYQALLSYDADSGAISWWVFDTTQESLVTSGGRGNIPNQGELSSAVAGVLQERRGGTTGVYVEGIQVYRKYIPVGSQTQLLSVKDNLAPKFKFERTEEAITRLLVPGATAPGEYSLRFVNRSTGEVHEIGPFAAAGEQRDIPLSLMKIPPGEITLEMLYIDDGHVWLTRRFDLTIGRLTVAYDRIAFERDARRIQSAAHIQADYDTAGLGVEIMANLSRQIWDEEEKRYYSQEYPPVQCFAGLLSIGQEPTTVPLSLVVPQAEKKGLWQVEFTAVSVPVLDTDNRRASHLFTDFLPSMKASEVYPFSIVVLPDTQYYTQDHPYIFTRQTEWLAANAQDQNIRLMLHVGDIVNNGTHTQWERADRILSVLDGIVPYVLAVGNHDLVPRTGSVQNRTSTLFNNYFPVSRYQDLPYFGGVFQEGRHENSYYTFQLGGERILVLSLEFGPRDGVLAWANQIVEAYDDHQVIIITHTYTSTSGKRITPSTTSASPQAYPISQDPNETVNDGEQMWEKLVRKHQNIRLVLSGHTSISTMRSEVAIGDHGNFVYEILADYQGEPKGGEGWLVLMEFLDERFIEVRAYSPYYGEYETKKSVQGFTNHFMIDRQEGVIRQLAVITE from the coding sequence TAACCGTTGGCGCCAATTGGGCGGTTCAGGCAACAGAGAAAATATGTTTGGCGGGATTTGCTTCCATAGAAGAGAGCCTGCAACCTAAGATCACCCTTGAATGGTCGAAAGTATCTGGGGGTTGGCTGCCTTTATGGCGGATTCATCTTTGCATCGATGGACAAAAGCCCAATGAACTAGCTACGCTTACACCGAGCAAGGGGAGTACTTATCAGGCTCTTCTTAGTTATGACGCGGATAGTGGAGCCATTTCCTGGTGGGTTTTTGACACGACCCAGGAGAGCTTAGTGACCTCGGGAGGTCGTGGAAATATACCTAACCAAGGTGAGCTGAGTTCGGCAGTGGCTGGTGTTCTGCAGGAGAGGAGAGGCGGCACCACCGGTGTATACGTTGAAGGTATACAGGTTTATCGGAAATATATACCTGTAGGTTCCCAGACGCAACTCCTTTCGGTGAAGGATAATCTGGCTCCCAAGTTCAAGTTTGAGCGAACGGAAGAGGCAATTACTCGTTTGCTGGTGCCAGGGGCTACTGCCCCGGGTGAGTATTCCCTCCGTTTCGTGAATCGGTCCACTGGCGAGGTTCATGAGATCGGTCCCTTTGCTGCCGCAGGAGAGCAGAGGGATATTCCCCTATCGCTAATGAAGATTCCTCCCGGTGAGATAACCCTGGAGATGCTCTACATAGACGATGGTCACGTTTGGTTAACTAGACGTTTCGACCTAACAATAGGTCGTTTGACTGTAGCCTATGATCGTATTGCATTCGAACGGGATGCTCGTAGGATTCAATCGGCTGCACATATTCAGGCCGACTACGATACGGCCGGGCTTGGGGTGGAGATTATGGCAAACCTGTCCCGGCAGATCTGGGATGAGGAAGAGAAAAGATACTACAGTCAGGAATACCCTCCTGTACAGTGTTTTGCTGGGCTGCTGAGTATTGGCCAGGAGCCAACCACGGTTCCGTTATCCCTGGTCGTTCCCCAAGCCGAGAAGAAGGGGTTGTGGCAAGTTGAGTTCACTGCAGTAAGTGTTCCTGTGCTAGATACGGATAACCGTCGTGCCTCCCATTTGTTCACAGACTTCTTGCCATCAATGAAGGCAAGTGAAGTGTATCCCTTCAGTATCGTTGTGCTGCCGGATACCCAGTATTATACCCAGGACCATCCTTACATCTTTACCCGTCAGACCGAGTGGCTGGCGGCCAACGCCCAGGATCAGAACATTCGCCTAATGCTACACGTCGGTGATATTGTGAACAACGGTACCCACACTCAATGGGAACGGGCTGACCGAATACTGTCTGTGTTAGACGGTATTGTCCCCTATGTACTTGCCGTGGGTAATCATGATCTAGTGCCGCGGACTGGGAGTGTGCAAAACCGCACCAGCACACTCTTTAACAATTACTTCCCAGTAAGTCGCTATCAGGATTTACCTTACTTTGGAGGTGTCTTTCAGGAAGGACGCCACGAGAATAGCTACTATACGTTCCAGCTCGGTGGGGAGAGAATTCTTGTACTGTCTTTGGAGTTCGGACCTCGGGATGGGGTACTCGCATGGGCAAACCAGATCGTTGAGGCCTACGACGATCACCAGGTGATTATCATCACCCATACTTATACATCAACAAGCGGTAAGCGAATAACACCATCTACCACCAGTGCATCACCCCAAGCCTATCCCATTTCCCAAGATCCCAATGAGACTGTGAATGATGGGGAACAGATGTGGGAGAAGCTTGTGCGCAAACACCAGAATATACGGTTGGTGCTGAGTGGACATACCAGTATCTCCACGATGCGAAGTGAGGTGGCCATTGGAGACCATGGCAACTTTGTGTATGAGATCCTAGCAGACTATCAAGGGGAGCCCAAAGGGGGTGAAGGGTGGCTGGTTCTGATGGAATTTTTGGATGAGCGTTTTATCGAAGTGAGGGCTTACTCGCCCTATTACGGTGAGTACGAGACGAAGAAATCTGTTCAAGGCTTTACGAATCACTTTATGATCGACCGACAGGAAGGCGTGATTCGACAGCTGGCAGTTATAACGGAGTGA